Sequence from the Maribellus comscasis genome:
AAATGTGCGGAGGTGCAGGTGCAGTGGTTAATGGTTATTCTCGTGACACATTGGGAATTTACAAAACAGATATTCCTGTTTTTTCATATGGACCGTATGCCCAGGATCAGGCACCAAGAGGTAGGGTAATTGACTACCGTGTCCCGATTGAAATGAACGGAGTACGCATCATTCCGGGAGATATAATTATCGGAGATATTGATGGAGTATGTGTAGTACCGCAAAATCACGAACAGGAAATTATTGTCAGAGCTTTGGAAAAAGCCAGGGGAGAAAAAGCCGTACTAAACGCAATAAAAGGAGGAATGAGCGCCGTTGATGCGTGGAATAAGTACGGAATCATGTGATGAATAAGCTCTTAGAGAAATATTAAAAATTCACTCAGGATGAAAATAACCGATGTTAAGGTTTGGCTGGTTGAAGGGATAAAGTACAACTGGACCATGCTAAAAATATATACCGATGAAGGGTATACCGGTGTGGGAGAAGCAACCAACTGGCCGGGGAGCCAAATTGTTGAAGCTGCCGCAATTGAAGTTGGACAACGAATTATCGGGTATGACCCAATGCGCACCGATTTTATCTGGACAAAGTTATACCGCGATTTAAACTGGGTTGGGCCATTTGGGGCCAGTATGTGCGCCATCTCCGGAATCGACATGGCCCTCCTTGACCTAAAGGCTAAAGTACTGGGAGTACCAATGTATGAATTATTAGGGGGAGCATTTCGGAAAAAAATCAGGCTTTATGCGAATTACTGGTTTACTAAGGGCGGACATAATGCAAAAGATTATGCCAGTCAGGCCCTCAGTGTCATAAAGGCCGGATTCAAGGGTGTAAAATTTGACCCGTTTGCCCATGTGAATTACTTCTATGGGGAAGATTTGAATGTAGACCTTGGACTAACTTTTGAGCAGCAAAACAGGGCTTATGAAGTTAGTAAAGCAGTAAGAAATGCCATCGGCCCTGAAGCTGACTTGATGATTGAGACTCATGCCATGCTGAATTTCAAAACAGCAACCGCGATGGCAGAACGTCTGGCAGAATTGGACATTACCTGGTTTGAAGAACCAGCAGGCCCTGAAAGTGCAACTACCTTACGTACAATGCGTGAGCGAATCTCCTCAAAGGTATCGATCTGTGTCGGTGAAAGACACTATACGCGCCACGGTATAAGGGATCTGCTTGAAAAACAGGTTGCCGACATAATAATGCCTGATATTACAAGGTGTGGTGGTCCATCGGAAATGAAAAGAATGGCGACAATGGCGGAAACTTATAGCGTACAGGTAGCTCCGCATAATCCTAACGGTCCGTTATCGACGTTGGCAAGTGCTCATGTCTGCGCGTCAATTCCAAATTTTTTCAGACAGGAATTTATGTTTAACGATGTCCCCTGGCGCGATACTATAATTGATTATTCAATAAACGATTTAATTGTTGATGGTCACCTTGTATTACCGGAAAGAACTGGATTAGGAGTTGATTTAAATGAAACAGAAATGGAAAAACACCCGGGGGTAAGAAAGCCTAGAGCTGGATTTTATATTTAAAATTTAAGCTATTGACAGTTTTATCATGTTAAATTTCATAGTGTATGGAGAAAGCTTATAAAACTATAATCACAAGTACGATACCAAAAGAATGGGTCAAAAAACTCTCTTCAATTTCGGAAGTAATCATATGGCCCGGAGGTAATCATTTTTTGATGCCAAGAGATTATCTGATTAAAATTTTGCCTGAAACAGATGCAATTATAAATACAGCTGATGTAAAGGCTGACAAAGAGCTTTTAAACCATGCGTCAAGGCTCAAGATAGTTGCAAATGCATCGATTGGTTATGATAACCTAAACCTAAAAGAACTAACAACAAGAGGAATCTGGGCCTGCAATACACCTGGCTTTTTTAACTATCCTGTTGCGGAATATATTATAGCAGGTATGTTAACGCTTTCAAGAAAACTTGGTGAAGCAGAAAGATTTGTAAGACAAAATGAATGGAACGCCTTTGAACCAGGTAGGTGGGACGGCAAAAGCCTGAAGGAAATGAGTATCGGAATTGTGGGCATGGGTGCAATCGGCACTGAGCTGATGAATCTGGCAAAAGCATTTGGAATGAAAGTCAGGTACTATGATCATAATAGACAAAAAATACCGGGATACACAAATCTTGACAAACTACTAAATACTAGCGATTTTGTTTCAATCAATGTCCCCTTAAACAGTTCCACAAAACACATGGTAAACCAGAATTTTCTTAACAAATTAAAAGACGATGCAATATTGATAAACACATCAAGAGGTGCTGTTGTAGAGCAGAATGCTTTGATTAAAGCACTAAAATCAGGTCAAATTAAAGGTGCAATCCTCGATGTCTTTGAAAATGAACCTTATGTTCCCACTGACCTGAGAAAACTTGAAAATGTTTTTATTACCCCACATATAGCTGGTGGCACCAAGTCAGCACGTAAAGCAAGCATGGAAAGTGCCGCTTTCAATGTTTTTTGTGTTTTATCCGGTAACAAACCAATTAATTCATTAAACCAAATAGAATAATTATTTCATTCCAAAATACTCACATGAAAATTAAAAATATTGAAATATTTAAAATTCCACCGCGATGGCTTTTTCTAAAAATCACAACAGAATCAGGAATATCAGGTTGGGGAGAGCCTGCGCTGGAGGGTAAAACTGATTCTGTAATAGCTGCCATTCATGACATGAAACAATATCTGATTGGACAAAATGCAGAAGAGATTGAACATATATACAATTTGCTCACTAAAGGAAGCTTTTACAGAGGTGGAGTAATTATGATGAGTGCCGTTTCCGGAATAGAACAGGCGCTTTGGGATATAAAAGGGAAACATTTAAATACTCCTGTCTATAACCTGCTGGGGGGAGCAGTGAGAGAAAAAGTAAGAATTTATGGCTGGATAGGAGGAGACTCTCCAACTGATTTGATCTCTCAGGCTCAAAGAAGAATTGATTCAGGTTATACAGCCTTAAAAATAAATGCATGTGGTAAAACAGAATGGATTGTTTCTCCTTCCGAAACAAAAAGTATAATACAAAGGCTAAAAGAATTGAGAGCAGCAGTTGGAGATAAAATTGAGATCGGTATTGATTTTCATGGAAGAGTTCATAAATCAGCGGTGAAACGCCTTGTTAAAGAATTGGAAGAATTTTGCCCCATGTTTTATGAAGAGCCTCTACTTCCTGAATATATCGATCAACTAAAAGATGTTGCAAATTATACCACCGTTCCCATAGCTTTTGGCGAACGTTTGGTCGGTCGCAGAGAATTTAAAAGTTTAATAAACAATGGAATTGTGGATATTATTCAACCTGACATTAGCCATACCGGTGGTATATGGGAAATACGTAAGATTGCCGCCATGGCTGAAACATCAGATATCGCCCTCGCACCTCATTGTCCTCTTGGTCCCATTGCATTTGCAGCTTCATTACACATCAATACGTGCTGTCCAAATGTAATTATCCAGGAAACCAGCCAGGGAATTCATTATAACGAAGGGACAGATATGCTTGATTATATAATAAACAAAAAGGATTTATCAATAATAGATGGTTTCATTCCAAACCTTGAAAAACCAGGCCTTGGCATTGAAATAGACGAGAAGTTTGTTAAAGAAATGTCAAAAATTGGTCATAACTGGAGAAATCCAATATGGTATGGAAAGGATGGAAGTTTACTTGAATGGTAACCTAAAACGCTAACCATGGAAAAAAAAATAATATGTTTTGGTGAAATAATGTTACGCCTGGCGGCACCCGGATACCTAAGATTTAGTCAGGCAAACGAGTTTGTTGCTACCTATTGCGGAGGAGAAGCGAATGTCGCTGTTTCATTGGCAAATTTTGGCATGGATGCAGAATTTGTAACTCGTTTGCCAAAAAATGATATATCTGATGCATGTCTTAGAAGTTTACATAAAAATGGCGTGAATACAAAAAATGTCATTTTTGGTGGGGAAAGATTAGGTCTGTACTATTTGGAAACAGGGGCAGTAACCAGACCCGGTAAAGTGATTTATGATAGGGAGCATTCCTCTTTCTCTGAAATTAATCCTGGCATGATCGACTGGAAAAATATATTGAGAAATGCCGACTGGTTTCATTGGACCGGGATCACGCCAGCAATTTCAGAAGGAGCTGCTGAAGCATGTTTGGAGGCGATAGAAGTAGCGCAAAAAATGGGATTAATTATATCAACCGATTTGAACTACCGGAAAACTCTGTGGAAATATGGAAAAACGGCTGCTGAAGTTATGCCAAAGCTAGTTGAGAAAAGTGATATTATTCTTGGGAACGAAGAAGATGCAGAAACAATATTTGGAATAAAGCCTGAAGGTTTCGATGCAACAAAAACGCTAGGTAATGTTAATGGAAATGAATTCTACTCGGTTTGTGAAAAGTTAATGGCGAAATTTCCAAATGCAAAAAAAATAATTATCACTCTACGCGGTTCTTTTAATGCGAATCACAACACCTGGGCAGGTGTTCTCTTCAACGGGAAGCAATTGCTAAAATCACCCACTTATGATATTACCCACATAGTTAACCGGGTAGGCGGCGGTGATTCTTTTATGGGGGGATTGATTTATGGATTATTGACTTATCCAAATGAAGATCAAAAAGCTTTGAACTTTGCAACTGCGGCATCCTGCTTAAAGCATACTATTTATGGCGACTTTAACCTTTCAACAGTTACAGAAGTAGAGAGGTTAATGTCAGGTGACGGGAGTGGACGGGTAAATAGATAAGCAAATTATAAAACAGTATTAAATAAAACTCACATCAACCTTGGTACTAAAATTTCATGCAAATTCCATCTGTTTCCTTAAAAAACTTAAATTATAGTCAAATGAAAACTTCAATTAAAAAAAATAAATTCTCCTGGGATAAATTTAAACAAATGCCTGTTATTGGGATAGTTCGTGGGATTTCAATCGATGATTTTAAAAACATATTACCTATTTACATAAAGGCAGGCTTTACAACTATTGAGGTAACAATGAATACAAATGATGTTGAGTCACTTGTAAGGCACGCTATTAAAGAGTACCCTGATATAAATGTAGGAACAGGAACAGTTTGTAGTCTCAAGGATTTGGAACATGCATTGAATTTTGGTTCGCAATTTATTGTTTCTCCGATTATAAACTATGATGTTATCAAAACTTGTGTTAAATACAACATCCCAGTATTTCCAGGTGCATTAACACCAACTGAGATATATAGTGCCTGGGAACTAGGAGCTTCAGCCGTGAAAGTATATCCGGCAGGCAATTTTGGAGCAGGTTATATAAAGGATGTAAAGGGCCCGCT
This genomic interval carries:
- a CDS encoding sugar kinase → MEKKIICFGEIMLRLAAPGYLRFSQANEFVATYCGGEANVAVSLANFGMDAEFVTRLPKNDISDACLRSLHKNGVNTKNVIFGGERLGLYYLETGAVTRPGKVIYDREHSSFSEINPGMIDWKNILRNADWFHWTGITPAISEGAAEACLEAIEVAQKMGLIISTDLNYRKTLWKYGKTAAEVMPKLVEKSDIILGNEEDAETIFGIKPEGFDATKTLGNVNGNEFYSVCEKLMAKFPNAKKIIITLRGSFNANHNTWAGVLFNGKQLLKSPTYDITHIVNRVGGGDSFMGGLIYGLLTYPNEDQKALNFATAASCLKHTIYGDFNLSTVTEVERLMSGDGSGRVNR
- the dgoD gene encoding galactonate dehydratase: MKIKNIEIFKIPPRWLFLKITTESGISGWGEPALEGKTDSVIAAIHDMKQYLIGQNAEEIEHIYNLLTKGSFYRGGVIMMSAVSGIEQALWDIKGKHLNTPVYNLLGGAVREKVRIYGWIGGDSPTDLISQAQRRIDSGYTALKINACGKTEWIVSPSETKSIIQRLKELRAAVGDKIEIGIDFHGRVHKSAVKRLVKELEEFCPMFYEEPLLPEYIDQLKDVANYTTVPIAFGERLVGRREFKSLINNGIVDIIQPDISHTGGIWEIRKIAAMAETSDIALAPHCPLGPIAFAASLHINTCCPNVIIQETSQGIHYNEGTDMLDYIINKKDLSIIDGFIPNLEKPGLGIEIDEKFVKEMSKIGHNWRNPIWYGKDGSLLEW
- a CDS encoding mandelate racemase/muconate lactonizing enzyme family protein, which produces MKITDVKVWLVEGIKYNWTMLKIYTDEGYTGVGEATNWPGSQIVEAAAIEVGQRIIGYDPMRTDFIWTKLYRDLNWVGPFGASMCAISGIDMALLDLKAKVLGVPMYELLGGAFRKKIRLYANYWFTKGGHNAKDYASQALSVIKAGFKGVKFDPFAHVNYFYGEDLNVDLGLTFEQQNRAYEVSKAVRNAIGPEADLMIETHAMLNFKTATAMAERLAELDITWFEEPAGPESATTLRTMRERISSKVSICVGERHYTRHGIRDLLEKQVADIIMPDITRCGGPSEMKRMATMAETYSVQVAPHNPNGPLSTLASAHVCASIPNFFRQEFMFNDVPWRDTIIDYSINDLIVDGHLVLPERTGLGVDLNETEMEKHPGVRKPRAGFYI
- a CDS encoding bifunctional 4-hydroxy-2-oxoglutarate aldolase/2-dehydro-3-deoxy-phosphogluconate aldolase, with amino-acid sequence MKTSIKKNKFSWDKFKQMPVIGIVRGISIDDFKNILPIYIKAGFTTIEVTMNTNDVESLVRHAIKEYPDINVGTGTVCSLKDLEHALNFGSQFIVSPIINYDVIKTCVKYNIPVFPGALTPTEIYSAWELGASAVKVYPAGNFGAGYIKDVKGPLNDIKIIPTGGINLDNIQRFLDAGVEGLGIGSPLFDNTLINSQNWLALENHFLKFTRILQNHYKKNIK
- a CDS encoding 2-hydroxyacid dehydrogenase, with translation MEKAYKTIITSTIPKEWVKKLSSISEVIIWPGGNHFLMPRDYLIKILPETDAIINTADVKADKELLNHASRLKIVANASIGYDNLNLKELTTRGIWACNTPGFFNYPVAEYIIAGMLTLSRKLGEAERFVRQNEWNAFEPGRWDGKSLKEMSIGIVGMGAIGTELMNLAKAFGMKVRYYDHNRQKIPGYTNLDKLLNTSDFVSINVPLNSSTKHMVNQNFLNKLKDDAILINTSRGAVVEQNALIKALKSGQIKGAILDVFENEPYVPTDLRKLENVFITPHIAGGTKSARKASMESAAFNVFCVLSGNKPINSLNQIE